GGTCTCCAATACTGTTGTTcggtacttctctagttttaccggcgcatcacACATACACCCCCTAGGAGGTTATAATGTGGGGGGTCCAGGGTGGGCTGtgccccccctggttaggaggAGGGTCGaagggggtgaagcccccccccaATAGAGGTTAGGTcatgtaaagtttggttggagtagtttaaatctGCTCCCCAACCCAACCCCCTGATTTCCCACGGGTCTCCCAAGATCATTAGGGTAAGGGGAtcaggcctttttctttactattaAGTACTTGCACCTTCATGTTAGGGTTGAGGGACATGGATTTTGTCCCTTAACTAAAATATGGAGGTGTGATGTTGTATTTTGGAGGcacggagtcaatctccacaattaccattGCTGTTGCATTTCTGTAAAATTTAGGCTTTACTGTTGAAGTAGCCACAAAGGTCCACATTACTGGAAAAAGCCCCCCTTTCCCTGTTACTGGCCTGTATATACGCAACTAATCCACATGTGTGTTTGTTCCAGTGTGTTGCTTTCCTGGACATAACTCCCCAGGCTCCCGTGCACTTCCTGGTCATCCCGCGCAAGCCACTCCCCACCCTCACTGATGCCGGGGACGAGGACGAGCAGGtgagtttgtttgtgtatttctttatttcatttattttctgtcACTTATTAGATTATACATAGATCCATTACTTATATATAGATACACACATTAAACTATGGTAATAGATATAGTCCTAAAATAATTAGTTTGTGTTTGGTAtggctgtgtgagagagagagagagagagagagagagagagacacacacacacagaaatcgagacagaaatacagattacagagagagagagagagagagagagagagagagagagagacagagacagaattcgagaaacagagatacagacacacacagagagagagagagagagatacgcactcaaccccaccccccccacaacccttcccccccacactaACCACCCCCTACCCCTCCTTCCAGCTCCTTGGTCACATGATGTTGGTCGCCCGGAAAGTCGCCAAAGAGCAAGGCCTCAACAACGGCTTTCGATTGGTCGTAAACAACGGCCGCGACGGAGCCCAGAGCGTCTACCACCTGCACATCCACGTACTGGGCGGCAGGCAGATGCAGTGGCCCCCAGGCTAGGCTTAAGGAGCGGGAAgcgggtgtgattctagaggaATTGGCAGAAGTTGTTCAAGATGAATTTTGACGATTTTTATGTTTGTGTTGgggtattttttgttgtttgttgttgattcttactttttttttatccttatatCAAAATACTCTGAGAGCATTTttcaagagttagttaagaaaaTGCTGAGATGTCATGCCATGGAAAAATGTTGTTAAATGCCCATAAGTATCTTTTAAGTATCGCGTAATAGAAAGGATTCATGAATTCAACTGTTTTGTTAACTTGATCGACTTGGTTTATTGAACAGATttattttgtaattttatttgtaatttattTGGTTTCTGGACACAATTGTTTTCTAATTCATGTGGTTTCTGGACACAATTGTTTTCTAATTCATGTGGTTTCTGGACACAATTGTTTTCTAATTCATGTGGTTTCTGGACACAATTGTTTTCTAATTCATGTGGTTTCTGGGCACAATTGTTTTCTAATTCATTTGGTTTTTCGACACAATTGTTTTCTAATTCATTTGGTTTCTGGGCACAATTGTTTTCTAATTCATTTGGTTTTTCGACACAATTGTTTTCTAATTTTTGTGGTTTCTGGA
This window of the Eriocheir sinensis breed Jianghai 21 chromosome 50, ASM2467909v1, whole genome shotgun sequence genome carries:
- the LOC126982073 gene encoding adenosine 5'-monophosphoramidase HINT2-like; translated protein: MAEVEKAAAASPGTDTIFGKILRGEIPTDFIYEDEQCVAFLDITPQAPVHFLVIPRKPLPTLTDAGDEDEQLLGHMMLVARKVAKEQGLNNGFRLVVNNGRDGAQSVYHLHIHVLGGRQMQWPPG